In Halanaerobiaceae bacterium ANBcell28, a single genomic region encodes these proteins:
- a CDS encoding discoidin domain-containing protein, with the protein MASRKKTRFSILISVILFMSIISTMLIFKTIGFPIRASAAKEVEINIDTSKGHAINPNFSGFNVNITAGDYANNWNYDHPELIAGAKNINTGWLRYFAGTVSNAFNWRTGLYEEEWLEKWNGGPYDRMMDSSRVVAGKGPHKLSELNNLMGEIGGELIVVINAFTDTPEAAADLAKFVKDNNIQVSIFQLTNEPYFFVPGSPNHFFDNSIEYANNMRPYAEAIRASYPDAKIALMYGADGRYHSWDRGLRDYPEQFWDVITYHSYAPQSSNDTFDEARLRANRGLAVATSEDRVNYYLEKGLFDKPIMITEYNVFNPAIAFTMYAGIYVTEFAMRMSQYPEVEHLGMHAITPHAFGQEQTYIDEILAAADRGEIYDTSNLELGVEYTPSGLGMKIVNKAFNNSSHVWSTSIEGGESVEILNSRETIPAIYATAYKGHYDKNYLLVTNKSGLEQDLTINKDNIKLKSNMTINYISAIDPEDRSEPTIKSKQTENPVTLPPYSVARIEWDRGEQYIPRESRIYDLEVGDSKVHLKWWERNSATAYTIKYGIKSGVYTEEINLGRETEYTIEDLKKGEKYYFVVTANNDTGSSGYSNEVYAEIRVPDTPEIRAARAKNGQVTVEWQSVPYASGYILKYGREPYSYKKRIDVANVTGYNVSNLQNDTKYYFSVHAYNGLGKSLGSQELVAKPKEGLPFSPSSLYIQLQGDSEVKLNWESSELYPGDTYNVYRSTSPLDGFSLIAEEIKGNTYLDQDLEAGQRYYYYLTALNQKGVSQFHSIIRSVHIRSKYIYEKPQGSKLNHQEWEIVDYSSESVFNGRLAENAIDGAWDTWWHTAWQGEDPVPAHPHYLIIDLGDIYEVDGIGYLPRPDNQNGNLKRFEVYASEYEDVFTDPAIEVNLAFGNNNESVISFAPVNARYIKIKTLESNGPWANIAILDVYGIK; encoded by the coding sequence ATGGCTAGTAGAAAAAAAACAAGATTTTCTATTCTTATTAGCGTAATATTATTTATGTCTATTATCAGTACTATGCTAATTTTTAAAACGATAGGTTTTCCCATAAGAGCTTCGGCAGCTAAAGAAGTGGAAATAAATATTGATACATCTAAAGGACATGCAATAAATCCAAATTTCAGTGGGTTTAATGTTAATATTACAGCAGGAGATTATGCTAATAATTGGAACTATGATCATCCTGAGTTGATTGCAGGAGCTAAAAATATAAATACTGGCTGGTTAAGATATTTTGCAGGTACAGTTTCTAATGCTTTTAACTGGCGGACAGGTCTCTATGAAGAAGAATGGCTAGAGAAATGGAACGGAGGACCATATGACAGAATGATGGATTCTTCCAGAGTAGTTGCTGGTAAAGGTCCTCATAAACTCAGTGAACTCAACAATCTAATGGGAGAAATAGGAGGGGAATTAATTGTAGTTATCAATGCTTTTACTGATACACCAGAAGCTGCAGCTGACCTTGCTAAGTTTGTTAAGGATAATAATATTCAAGTATCCATATTTCAATTGACAAATGAACCTTACTTTTTTGTTCCAGGTTCTCCAAATCATTTTTTTGATAATTCTATAGAATATGCTAATAACATGAGACCTTATGCTGAGGCTATTCGTGCTAGTTATCCAGATGCAAAAATAGCCTTGATGTATGGAGCAGATGGCAGATATCACAGTTGGGATAGAGGGTTACGTGATTATCCTGAGCAGTTCTGGGATGTAATTACTTATCATTCTTATGCCCCACAAAGTAGCAATGATACCTTTGATGAAGCAAGGTTAAGGGCTAATAGAGGATTGGCAGTGGCAACATCAGAAGATAGGGTTAATTATTATCTTGAAAAGGGCTTGTTTGACAAGCCTATTATGATTACAGAGTACAATGTATTTAATCCAGCAATTGCTTTTACGATGTACGCTGGTATATATGTTACTGAGTTTGCTATGCGAATGTCTCAGTATCCTGAAGTTGAGCATCTAGGAATGCATGCTATCACCCCTCATGCTTTTGGACAGGAGCAAACATATATAGATGAAATTCTTGCTGCTGCTGATAGAGGCGAGATATATGATACATCCAATCTGGAATTAGGAGTTGAATATACCCCGTCAGGATTAGGTATGAAAATTGTTAATAAGGCTTTTAATAACAGTTCTCATGTGTGGAGTACAAGTATTGAAGGTGGAGAAAGTGTGGAGATATTAAATTCCAGGGAAACTATTCCAGCTATATATGCTACTGCATACAAAGGCCATTATGATAAAAATTACTTACTGGTAACAAATAAGTCTGGCCTTGAACAAGATTTAACTATTAACAAGGATAATATAAAACTTAAATCAAATATGACAATAAATTATATATCTGCTATTGATCCTGAAGATAGAAGTGAACCCACTATTAAAAGTAAGCAGACTGAAAATCCAGTAACCTTGCCACCATATAGTGTGGCAAGAATTGAGTGGGATAGAGGAGAACAATATATACCAAGAGAAAGCAGGATTTATGATCTTGAAGTAGGAGATTCTAAAGTACATCTCAAGTGGTGGGAAAGAAATTCAGCTACAGCTTATACGATTAAATATGGAATAAAATCAGGAGTATATACAGAAGAAATTAATCTTGGGAGAGAAACAGAATATACAATTGAAGATTTGAAAAAGGGTGAAAAATATTATTTTGTTGTAACAGCTAATAATGATACAGGTAGTAGTGGATACTCTAATGAAGTTTATGCAGAAATTAGAGTACCAGATACTCCAGAAATTAGAGCTGCTCGAGCAAAAAATGGTCAAGTAACAGTTGAATGGCAGAGTGTCCCATATGCAAGTGGTTATATTTTAAAATATGGTAGAGAACCATACAGTTACAAGAAAAGAATCGATGTAGCTAATGTAACAGGATATAATGTTTCGAACCTGCAAAATGATACTAAATACTACTTTTCAGTTCATGCTTATAATGGATTGGGAAAAAGCTTAGGTAGTCAGGAACTAGTAGCAAAGCCAAAAGAAGGTCTTCCTTTTTCTCCATCTTCTTTATATATTCAATTACAAGGAGATAGTGAAGTAAAACTGAACTGGGAAAGTTCAGAACTTTACCCTGGAGATACTTATAATGTTTATCGTAGTACTTCACCACTTGATGGCTTTAGCTTAATTGCAGAGGAGATAAAAGGAAATACTTATTTGGATCAAGACCTTGAAGCAGGACAGAGATATTATTATTATCTTACTGCTCTTAATCAAAAAGGTGTGAGCCAGTTTCATTCCATTATCAGATCTGTTCATATAAGATCAAAGTATATATATGAAAAGCCCCAGGGTAGTAAATTAAACCATCAGGAATGGGAAATTGTAGATTATAGTAGTGAATCTGTTTTTAATGGTAGATTAGCGGAGAATGCCATTGATGGAGCTTGGGATACATGGTGGCACACTGCCTGGCAAGGAGAGGATCCAGTACCAGCTCACCCGCATTATTTAATTATTGACTTAGGTGATATTTATGAAGTTGATGGTATCGGATATTTGCCACGTCCAGATAATCAAAATGGTAATTTGAAGCGCTTTGAAGTTTATGCATCAGAATATGAAGATGTTTTTACAGATCCAGCAATAGAAGTAAATTTAGCTTTTGGCAATAATAATGAAAGTGTCATTAGTTTTGCTCCTGTAAATGCTCGTTATATAAAAATAAAAACTCTCGAATCTAATGGTCCCTGGGCTAATATAGCCATATTAGATGTTTATGGAATAAAGTAA